In Chitinophaga nivalis, a single genomic region encodes these proteins:
- a CDS encoding diacylglycerol kinase family protein has product MRNSYISKRIASFGYAFNGIIAFLRSEPHARIHALATIVVVAAGCWYHIATSEWIWLILCIALVWVTEMLNTVVEKIMDHLSPQQHPKVKWIKDVAAGAVLVAAIAALVIGILIFYPYLF; this is encoded by the coding sequence ATGCGCAATTCTTATATCAGCAAACGGATAGCCAGTTTCGGATACGCTTTTAACGGTATCATCGCTTTTTTACGCAGCGAACCACATGCACGTATACACGCCCTTGCTACCATAGTGGTAGTGGCTGCCGGTTGCTGGTATCATATTGCCACTTCCGAATGGATCTGGCTTATATTATGCATAGCTCTGGTATGGGTAACGGAAATGCTGAATACCGTGGTGGAAAAAATCATGGATCATCTTTCTCCGCAACAACATCCCAAAGTAAAGTGGATCAAAGATGTAGCCGCCGGCGCAGTATTGGTCGCAGCCATCGCTGCGCTGGTCATTGGCATATTGATCTTTTATCCTTATCTCTTTTAG
- a CDS encoding DUF1361 domain-containing protein: MKLKSRMRLLQRQVHRSRQEYTLYASVLFSLALLACRIAHTGSYLRVSLIWNLFLAYIPFAITGWMHRHPEQVSNRYTWYSCFVVWLLFVPNAPYILTDLFHLFDGGVPLWFDLFMIFSFAWNGMVLGYFSIRTMEHMWRVRHTRWPAWLFSFPVMFLCAMGVYIGRYLRYNSWDVVKDPLTLLGDMRDIVLHPWENRSAWAFTICMGIFLYLMYPFFAKKPQAR, encoded by the coding sequence ATGAAACTAAAAAGTAGGATGCGGTTACTGCAAAGGCAGGTACACCGGTCACGACAGGAATATACCCTGTATGCTTCTGTATTATTCAGCCTGGCTTTGCTGGCTTGCCGTATAGCCCATACCGGTAGTTATCTGCGGGTATCACTGATCTGGAATCTTTTTCTGGCCTATATTCCTTTTGCCATTACCGGCTGGATGCACCGGCATCCGGAACAGGTCAGCAACCGGTATACCTGGTACAGTTGTTTTGTGGTGTGGCTGCTGTTTGTGCCCAACGCGCCCTATATTCTCACAGATCTGTTTCATTTATTCGACGGCGGTGTACCGCTGTGGTTCGATTTATTCATGATTTTTTCCTTTGCCTGGAATGGGATGGTGCTGGGATATTTTTCCATCCGCACCATGGAGCATATGTGGCGGGTACGGCATACCCGCTGGCCGGCCTGGCTGTTTTCGTTTCCGGTGATGTTCCTGTGCGCCATGGGGGTATATATCGGCCGGTACCTGCGCTATAATAGCTGGGATGTAGTAAAAGATCCGCTTACGTTGTTGGGCGATATGCGCGATATCGTATTGCATCCCTGGGAAAACAGGAGTGCGTGGGCCTTTACGATCTGTATGGGTATCTTTCTGTATCTGATGTATCCGTTTTTTGCCAAAAAACCACAGGCACGTTAA
- a CDS encoding MBL fold metallo-hydrolase produces the protein MIEIQQFTFGPLQENTFLLINGKKDCIIIDPGCYFQNERNELLQYIQTGGLNVIRLLNTHCHFDHIFGNKLVSDTYKVRPEYHEAEQVVLDRSQQVGVMYNLPFDPSPVAGRHLVPGEKILFGEDELVVLFTPGHSPGSVSFYCASQQFVIGGDVLFFKSVGRTDLPGGDTDTLLRSIREQLFVLPDEVRVYPGHGPSTTIGFEKQHNPFLED, from the coding sequence ATGATTGAAATACAACAATTCACTTTCGGGCCCCTACAGGAAAACACTTTTCTTCTTATTAACGGAAAAAAGGATTGTATAATTATAGACCCGGGATGTTATTTTCAGAACGAAAGAAATGAATTATTGCAATATATACAAACCGGCGGGTTAAATGTTATAAGATTATTGAATACGCATTGCCATTTCGATCACATATTTGGCAACAAGCTGGTATCCGATACTTATAAGGTGCGTCCGGAATACCACGAAGCAGAGCAGGTGGTGCTGGACCGTTCGCAGCAGGTGGGGGTGATGTATAATCTGCCATTTGATCCTTCGCCGGTAGCAGGCCGTCACCTGGTGCCGGGGGAAAAGATCCTTTTCGGTGAAGATGAGCTGGTGGTGTTGTTTACACCTGGCCACTCTCCGGGGAGTGTGTCTTTTTATTGCGCCAGCCAGCAGTTTGTGATTGGCGGCGACGTGTTGTTCTTTAAGAGCGTAGGCAGAACCGATTTGCCGGGAGGAGACACGGATACGCTGCTACGTAGTATCCGGGAACAGCTGTTTGTGCTGCCGGATGAGGTAAGGGTATACCCGGGCCATGGTCCTTCCACTACTATCGGCTTTGAAAAACAGCACAATCCTTTTCTGGAGGACTAA
- a CDS encoding oligosaccharide flippase family protein produces MSIKQLAGQTVYYGLSNIVSKLLNYFLTPFYLGILTRASFGEMSNVYAYIPFANIVLTYGMETAFFRFAKKENKAHVLGTSTISLLISTISITILLLLLREPVIDSYAGKLAGLNGHPAFYTYVVFLMAFDALTAIPFAQLRLEGRPVRYAVIRIAGIVTTIFFNVFFLVICPKLYASGHHWVPDLQSGSDQTGYIYLSNMLGSAVTLLLFLPQIRNIEWRFDAALWKKMVHYALPLIVVGMAGMVNETFDRAWFLPQFLPGNNMEAKKEVIALYSANYKLAILITMFIQAFRLGAEPFFFKQAESGNPQKMYARIMKLFVIMLCFMFLFVSLYLSIWKIFLRVPFYYEGMRIVPVLLLANMFLGIYYNLTIWFKLTDRTRTGAIITIITAFLAFLLNWWWIPVMGYYGAALATMVCYFIQMVICYVLGQKYYPVPYHLPKLITYIGLAVIIYYVFNWLNANLLSPKDIYALKPLPFAVATLLFAAYGWFIFRMEKKEFARLPVIGKFIR; encoded by the coding sequence TTGAGTATCAAACAACTGGCAGGACAAACAGTATATTACGGCCTGAGTAATATTGTGAGTAAGTTGCTCAATTATTTTCTGACCCCATTTTATCTGGGTATCCTTACGCGGGCATCTTTTGGTGAGATGTCTAACGTATATGCCTATATTCCGTTTGCCAACATTGTACTCACCTATGGTATGGAAACCGCTTTTTTCCGTTTTGCGAAAAAAGAAAACAAGGCACATGTGCTGGGTACTTCCACCATTTCCCTGCTGATATCCACCATCAGTATCACGATACTGTTGTTACTACTGCGGGAACCTGTCATTGACTCCTATGCCGGCAAGCTGGCCGGGCTCAACGGACATCCGGCCTTTTATACGTATGTGGTGTTCCTGATGGCTTTTGATGCCCTCACAGCGATTCCTTTTGCACAACTGCGGCTGGAAGGACGGCCGGTCCGGTATGCGGTAATTCGTATAGCCGGTATCGTAACCACTATCTTTTTTAATGTCTTCTTTCTGGTAATATGTCCGAAGTTATATGCCTCAGGCCATCATTGGGTACCTGATCTGCAAAGCGGCAGCGATCAGACGGGCTACATCTACCTCAGTAATATGCTGGGCAGCGCCGTTACACTCTTACTGTTCCTGCCGCAAATCCGCAACATCGAATGGCGGTTTGACGCCGCTCTCTGGAAAAAAATGGTGCACTATGCCTTGCCGCTGATTGTAGTGGGAATGGCCGGTATGGTCAATGAAACCTTCGACAGGGCCTGGTTTCTGCCGCAGTTTCTGCCTGGCAACAACATGGAAGCCAAAAAAGAAGTCATTGCCCTGTACAGTGCCAACTACAAACTGGCGATCCTCATCACCATGTTCATACAGGCGTTCCGGTTAGGCGCCGAACCTTTCTTCTTTAAACAGGCAGAAAGCGGCAATCCGCAAAAAATGTATGCCCGGATCATGAAGTTATTCGTGATCATGCTTTGTTTCATGTTCCTTTTCGTAAGCCTGTATCTAAGTATCTGGAAAATATTCCTGCGGGTGCCTTTTTACTATGAAGGGATGCGGATCGTACCCGTATTGCTGCTGGCCAATATGTTCCTGGGGATCTATTACAACCTCACTATCTGGTTCAAACTCACAGACCGCACCCGCACAGGTGCCATCATTACCATCATTACTGCATTCCTGGCTTTTCTGCTGAACTGGTGGTGGATTCCGGTAATGGGGTATTATGGTGCCGCACTGGCCACCATGGTATGCTACTTTATTCAGATGGTGATTTGTTATGTACTGGGACAAAAATACTACCCGGTACCCTACCATCTGCCTAAACTGATTACCTATATAGGCCTGGCCGTTATTATTTACTATGTATTCAACTGGCTCAATGCCAACCTATTGTCGCCGAAGGATATCTATGCATTGAAACCCCTTCCGTTTGCAGTGGCCACGTTGCTGTTTGCGGCCTATGGCTGGTTTATATTCCGTATGGAGAAGAAAGAATTTGCCCGGCTGCCCGTGATTGGGAAGTTTATCCGATAG
- the arfB gene encoding alternative ribosome rescue aminoacyl-tRNA hydrolase ArfB yields the protein MNIDITTELTFRTARSGGSGGQNVNKVETMVEGYFNIMASGLLTAAQKTILTEKLANRINADGMLLVKSQTARTQLGNKQEVIYKMNDLINKALIPRKKRVPTKPSKAVVEKRIQFKKRLSDKKQQRRNGFFE from the coding sequence ATGAATATTGACATCACCACCGAACTCACTTTTCGTACCGCCCGCAGCGGAGGCAGCGGCGGACAGAATGTGAACAAAGTGGAGACTATGGTAGAGGGGTATTTTAACATCATGGCATCCGGCCTGCTCACTGCGGCGCAAAAAACCATATTGACAGAAAAACTGGCCAACCGCATCAATGCCGACGGCATGCTGCTGGTGAAATCACAAACCGCCCGCACCCAGCTGGGCAACAAGCAGGAAGTGATCTATAAAATGAATGACCTGATCAACAAAGCGCTCATTCCCCGTAAAAAACGCGTACCCACCAAACCTTCCAAGGCCGTGGTGGAAAAACGCATTCAGTTTAAAAAGCGGTTATCTGATAAGAAACAGCAACGGAGAAACGGATTTTTTGAATAG
- the dtd gene encoding D-aminoacyl-tRNA deacylase: MRAVIQRVTHASVTVDGAVTGAIQQGLLILLGIEDADTQEDITWLSSKIVNLRIFNDDAGVMNVSVKEIHGDILLVSQFTLHAAVKKGNRPSYIRASKPEVAIPLYEKMTAQLEQDLGTPIQRGIFGADMKVALLNDGPVTILIDTQHRE; this comes from the coding sequence ATGAGGGCGGTTATACAACGTGTTACACACGCATCTGTTACAGTAGATGGTGCTGTTACGGGAGCTATTCAACAGGGATTGTTGATATTGCTGGGCATCGAGGATGCCGACACCCAGGAAGACATTACCTGGCTTAGCAGTAAAATTGTTAACCTGCGCATCTTCAACGATGATGCAGGTGTGATGAATGTATCGGTGAAAGAAATACATGGGGATATCCTGCTGGTAAGCCAGTTTACCCTGCATGCAGCCGTGAAAAAAGGCAACCGGCCTTCGTATATCCGTGCGAGTAAACCGGAGGTGGCCATTCCGCTCTATGAAAAAATGACTGCACAATTGGAACAGGATTTGGGGACCCCTATTCAAAGAGGGATCTTTGGCGCAGATATGAAAGTGGCGTTGCTCAACGACGGTCCGGTTACCATCCTGATTGATACCCAGCACCGGGAATAG
- a CDS encoding nucleotide pyrophosphohydrolase: MTIKEAQEKIDNWINTTGVRYFSELTNMAILTEEVGEVARVMARKYGDQSSKESDTNKQLADELADVMWVLLCIANQTGIDMTVALEKNFDKKNIRDAHRHQQNPKLK; the protein is encoded by the coding sequence ATGACAATCAAAGAAGCGCAGGAAAAAATTGACAACTGGATCAATACCACCGGTGTCCGCTATTTCAGTGAGCTGACAAATATGGCGATCCTGACGGAAGAAGTAGGAGAAGTAGCACGCGTGATGGCCCGCAAATACGGAGATCAGTCTTCAAAGGAAAGTGATACCAACAAACAGCTGGCAGATGAGCTGGCGGATGTCATGTGGGTGCTTTTGTGTATTGCCAATCAAACCGGCATTGATATGACGGTAGCGCTGGAGAAGAATTTCGACAAGAAGAATATTCGGGATGCACATCGCCACCAACAGAACCCCAAATTAAAATAG